A portion of the Mus pahari chromosome 17, PAHARI_EIJ_v1.1, whole genome shotgun sequence genome contains these proteins:
- the Krt6a gene encoding keratin, type II cytoskeletal 6A — translation MSTKTTIKSQTSHRGYSASSARVPGLNRSGFTSVSVCRSRGSGGSGAVCGGAGFGSRSLYGVGSSKRISIGGGSCVNLQIDPTIQRVRTEEREQIKTLNNKFASFIDKVRFLEQQNKVLDTKWALLQEQGTKTVRQNLEPMFEQYISNLRRQLDCIIGERGRLDSELRNMQDTVEDYKSKYEDEINRRTKAENEFVMLKKDVDAAYMNKVELQAKADSLTDEINFLRVIYEAELSQMQTQISDTSVVLSMDNNRCLDLDSIIAEVKAQYEDIAQRSRAEAESWYQTKYEELQVTAGRHGDDLRNTKQEIAEINRMIQRLRSEIDHVKKQCANLQAAIADAEQRGEMALKDARGKLEGLEDALQKAKQDMARLLKEYQELMNVKLALDVEIATYRKLLEGEECRLNGEGVGPVNISVVQSTVSSGYGSAGGASSSLGLGGGSSYSYGSSHGLGGGFSAGSGRVIGGGLSSSGGSLSTIKYTTTSSSKKSYRQ, via the exons ATGTCTACCAAAACCACCATCAAGAGTCAAACCAGCCACCGTGGCTACAGTGCCAGCTCAGCCAGAGTGCCTGGGCTCAACCGCTCTGGCTTCACCAGTGTGTCCGTGTGCCGTTCCCGGGGTAGCGGTGGCTCCGGTGCAGTGTGTGGAGGAGCTGGCTTTGGCAGCAGGAGCCTCTATGGTGTAGGAAGCTCCAAGAGGATCTCCATCGGAGGGGGCAGCTGTG TGAACCTGCAAATCGACCCCACCATCCAGCGGGTCAGGACTGAGGAGAGGGAGCAGATCAAGACCCTCAACAACAAGTTTGCCTCCTTCATCGACAAG GTGCGGTTCCTGGAGCAGCAGAACAAGGTCCTGGACACCAAGTGGGCCCTGCTGCAGGAGCAGGGCACCAAGACCGTGAGGCAGAACCTGGAGCCTATGTTTGAGCAGTACATCAGTAACCTCCGCAGACAGCTGGACTGCATCATTGGAGAGAGGGGTCGCCTGGACTCTGAGCTGAGGAACATGCAGGACACAGTGGAGGACTACAAGAGCAA ATATGAAGATGAAATCAACAGGCGTACAAAAGCAGAGAATGAATTTGTGATGCTGAAGAAG GATGTAGATGCTGCCTACATGAACAAGGTTGAACTGCAAGCCAAGGCAGACAGTCTGACAGATGAGATCAACTTCCTGAGAGTTATTTATGAGGCA GAACTGTCTCAGATGCAAACTCAGATCTCAGACACATCTGTGGTCCTATCCATGGACAACAACCGCTGCCTGGACCTGGACAGCATCATTGCCGAGGTCAAGGCCCAGTATGAGGACATTGCTCAGAGAAGTCGGGCTGAAGCTGAGTCCTGGTACCAGACTAAA TATGAGGAGCTTCAGGTCACAGCTGGCAGACATGGGGACGACCTGCGCAACACCAAGCAGGAGATCGCTGAGATCAACCGCATGATCCAGAGGCTGAGATCTGAGATCGACCACGTTAAGAAGCAG tgtgcCAACCTGCAAGCTGCTATTGCTGATGCTGAGCAACGTGGGGAGATGGCCCTGAAGGATGCCAGGGGCAAGCTGGAAGGGTTGGAAGATGCCCTGCAGAAGGCCAAACAGGACATGGCCAGGCTGCTGAAGGAGTACCAGGAGCTCATGAATGTCAAGCTGGCCCTGGATGTGGAAATCGCCACCTACAGGAAGCTGCTGGAAGGAGAGGAGTGCAG GTTGAATGGTGAAGGTGTCGGACCAGTGAACATCT CTGTGGTGCAGTCCACCGTGTCCAGCGGCTATGGCAGTGCAGGTGGTGCCAGCAGCAGCTTAGGCCTGGGTGGAGGCAGCAGCTATTCCTACGGCAGTAGCCATGGTCTTGGAGGTGGCTTCAGTGCTGGCAGTGGCAGAGTCATCGGAGGTGGCCTCAGCTCTTCTGGTGGCAGCCTTTCCACCATCAAATACACCACTacctcctccagcaagaagagctacaggcagtgA